The Vitis vinifera cultivar Pinot Noir 40024 chromosome 12, ASM3070453v1 genome has a segment encoding these proteins:
- the LOC104877872 gene encoding uncharacterized protein LOC104877872, translating to MLEYEYRYIMIERLCLALVWATRRLRHYVTEYSILLVSRLDPLRYLFDRPVLIGRLTRWLVLLIEFDIQYVTHKSAKRSIVADHLASLLVSDDRPVDDVFPDEQFVSVTSIGDHIPRSVRLAFSNHHRLMNNVVEYEACITSLETALDRGVRQLEIHGDSNLVIQQTQDIWRTRDEKLKPYHAYLDLLVDKFEELRYIHLPMAENQFTKALATLASVMKILAGVTV from the exons atgcttgAGTATGAGTACAGATACATTATGATTGAGCGTCTCTGTTTGGCACTGGTTTGGGCCACTAGAAGGCTGAGACACTATGTGACCGAGTATTCCATATTATTGGTTTCACGATTAGATCCATTGAGATATCTGTTCGACAGGCCTGTTTTAATTGGTAGGCTCACAAGATGGTTAGTGTTATTGATAGAGTTCGATATTCAGTATGTCACGCATAAATCAGCAAAAAGAagcattgttgcagatcatTTGGCTTCTTTGCTAGTATCTGATGATAGACCGGTTGACGATGTTTTCCCTGATGAGCAATTTGTCTCAGTGACTAGTATT GGTGATCATATTCCTAGATCAGTCCGGTTGGCATTCTCTAATCATCACCGACTGATGAATAATGTTGTTGAGTACGAGGCATGCATTACAAGTCTAGAGACTGCACTTGATCGTGGAGTTAGACAGTTGGAAATCCACGGGGATTCCAACTTGGTTATTCAGCAGACTCAGGATATCTGGAGGACTCGGGATGAGAAGTTGAAACCCTATCATGCTTATTTGGATTTGTTGGTTGATAAGTTTGAGGAGTTGAGATATATACATCTGCCCATGGCAGAAAATCAATTTACTAAAGCACTAGCCACCTTAGCTTCTGTGATGAAGATCCTTGCGGGAGTGACTGTGTGA